The following coding sequences lie in one Arachis hypogaea cultivar Tifrunner chromosome 9, arahy.Tifrunner.gnm2.J5K5, whole genome shotgun sequence genomic window:
- the LOC112710060 gene encoding putative F-box/FBD/LRR-repeat protein At4g00315: protein MDRISALPKPILHDILARLPEKDAAMTSVLSNEWRDTWYSFPILSICDRIIFGSYSPQIISKLDKLIGYVTRRLLKLREQSLTIKVFKLDMMREHNKYMSHHFDLWMNMVSENRVEVLELCLFYFDTYRVPPYDLPRCVFEVKSLTKLVLKGKIKLNQSFFNHSIKLFSLRTLCLRDLLVEDKGIIEHLISHCPLLEDLTVSCCLVYKKKNPFENEKFVESLFLHGLQKLKEAEIQGIKEVYIDAPNLENLCYAYGPFYNLEAPLRLNLDSFTRLRCLRLRNSSITEKWLLDLFHNFPFLEHLELCSCNMLERINISSAQLMILEVNSDLKEVNIDAPNLLSFYYCGDDRAIISFLTSSDHLVFDASPAHDSRRGYYSLREFILNIKPRKVLASLSLSVYHMDGIEQNCLSIQQVSSIPPSIKCLELDSSPNEDEDLYFHYMNWLLSCCCPKTISFFFQDDYGMKPFTVFVYELLMGRKKQEWFDHFGDTKCWWHDLKIVKLTYSFNDDEKVDFKTAVNSILLSTNDRKSVSFSLEL, encoded by the exons ATGGACCGAATATCTGCTCTGCCAAAACCTATACTTCATGACATTCTTGCAAGGTTGCCAGAAAAAGATGCGGCTATGACTAGTGTTTTGTCAAATGAATGGAGAGACACATGGTATTCATTTCCCATATTATCCATTTGCGACAGAATTATTTTTGGTTCTTATAGTCCTCAGATAATTAGCAAACTAGACAAACTAATTGGCTATGTCACGAGAAGATTGTTGAAGCTTCGTGAGCAAAGCTTAACAATAAAAGTATTTAAGCTCGACATGATGCGAGAACACAATAAGTATATGTCCCATCATTTTGATCTTTGGATGAACATGGTTAGCGAAAATCGTGTGGAAGTACTTGAGCTTTGCCTCTTCTACTTTGACACCTATCGTGTTCCACCATATGACTTACCACGTTGTGTCTTTGAAGTTAAATCTCTTACTAAGTTGGTgttgaaaggaaaaataaaacttaacCAATCATTCTTCAATCATTCTATCAAGTTATTTTCACTGAGAACACTATGTTTACGTGATCTACTCGTTGAAGATAAAGGAATTATTGAGCATCTCATTTCTCACTGTCCCCTGCTTGAAGATTTAACTGTATCTTGTTGTTTAGTATATAAAAAGAAGAATCCATTTGAAAACGAAAAATTTGTGGAATCATTATTCTTGCATGGTCTACAAAAGCTAAAGGAAGCTGAAATTCAAGGAATAAAAGAGGTATATATTGATGCTCCAAATCTTGAGAACTTATGTTATGCATATGGTCCTTTCTATAATTTAGAAGCTCCCCTCAGGTTGAATTTAGACAGTTTCACAAGGTTGAGATGTTTGCGGCTGAGGAACTCCAGTATTACAGAGAAGTGGTTACTTGATCTATTTCATAATTTCCCTTTCCTTGAGCATTTGGAATTGTGTTCTTGCAATATGTTAGAGAGAATTAATATTTCGAGTGCTCAACTCATGATCTTGGAGGTTAACTCTGACTTGAAGGAGGTGAATATTGATGCTCcaaatttattatcattttacTATTGCGGGGATGACAGAGCTATTATATCTTTCCTAACAAGTTCTGATCATTTGGTATTCGATGCTTCTCCTGCCCATGATTCTAGGCGTGGTTATTATAGCTTGAGGGAATTTATCCTAAACATTAAACCACGAAAGGTTTTGGCATCACTCTCCCTCTCTGTCTATCATATGGATGGG ATTGAACAGAATTGTCTGAGTATACAGCAAGTTTCATCCATTCCTCCTAGTATCAAATGCTTGGAATTGGACTCTTCTCCAAATGAGGATGAGGATCTGTATTTCCATTATATGAATTGGTTGCTCTCTTGTTGCTGTCCAAAAActatttcattcttctttcagGATGATTATGGCATGAAACCATTCACTGTG TTTGTCTATGAGTTGCTGATGGGCAGAAAAAAGCAGGAGTGGTTTGACCATTTTGGTGATACAAAGTGTTGGTGGCATGACTTGAAGATTGTCAAGCTCACATACTCATTCAACGATGACGAGAAGGTTGACTTTAAGACCGCGGTAAATTCAATATTATTGTCAACTAATGACCGGAAATCTGTTAGTTTTAGCTTAGAATTGTAA
- the LOC112710061 gene encoding uncharacterized protein, whose product MDTPFKMNLDSCTNLRWLSLQNLRSPNKWFLEQFYWIPFLESLMLHNCSMFEHERINIPSPELKFFSLSHCSNLKEVNIDAPNLLSCEYDGKGNPVISFLRISNQLELNAHYGVIMNHRHVYSLREFVQNIKPQKVLASLSLFIHEPYSIREILGVGVLQVSSPPPCIKHVQLCFPMNMEARYFPLMNWLLSSCFPKTISFCLQSNFNMKAFIVFFYEMLMDRKKCGCYLRSRSKQCCWHGLKVVKVTHLERTYENVEDLKAMLDALPESPVEELITFGLEL is encoded by the exons ATGGATACACCTTTTAAGATGAATTTGGATAGTTGTACAAATTTGAGATGGTTGAGCTTGCAGAATTTGAGGAGCCCAAACAAGTGGTTCCTTGAACAGTTTTATTGGATTCCTTTCCTTGAGAGTTTGATGTTGCATAATTGCTCTATGTTTGAGCATGAAAGGATTAATATTCCAAGTCCTGAACTGAAGTTCTTCAGTTTATCACATTGCTCTAACTTGAAGGAGGTCAACATTGATGCTCCAAATTTATTATCCTGCGAGTATGACGGGAAAGGCAACCCTGTCATATCTTTTCTGAGAATTTCTAATCAACTTGAACTCAATGCTCATTACGGTGTGATTATGAATCATCGTCATGTTTATAGCTTGAGGGAATTTGTCCAAAACATTAAACCCCAAAAGGTTTTGGCATCTCTTTCCCTTTTTATCCACGAGCCATATTCG ATTAGAGAAATCCTGGGTGTGGGTGTATTGCAAGTTTCATCACCTCCTCCATGTATTAAACATGTTCAATTATGTTTTCCTATGAATATGGAAGCTCGCTATTTTCCCCTTATGAATTGGTTGCTTTCAAGTTGCTTCCCGAAAACTATTTCATTCTGCTTGCAATCTAATTTTAACATGAAGGCATTCATTGTG TTTTTCTATGAGATGCTGATGGATAGAAAGAAGTGCGGGTGCTATCTCCGTTCAAGGAGCAAACAGTGTTGTTGGCATGGGTTGAAGGTTGTGAAGGTCACACATTTAGAAAGGACTTATGAAAATGTTGAAGATCTTAAAGCCATGTTAGATGCATTGCCAGAATCCCCTGTTGAGGAATTAATCACTTTTGGCTTAGAGTTGTAA